A single window of Ignavibacteriota bacterium DNA harbors:
- a CDS encoding glutamate synthase subunit beta produces MGEVKGFIKYKRSDFHKQNISERVNHWNEFIIPLNEDELKLQGARCMDCGIPFCQSGCPINNIIPDWNDLVYKNNWKDAYYRLSRTNNFPEFTGRVCPAPCENSCTLAINRDAVTIKNIELSIIEKAYSEGFVKAKNIKTRSGKKVAVVGSGPAGLATADQLNKSAHEVTVFEKNEFIGGLLTLGIPNFKLDKSVVQRRVKLMEEEGVIFKTNIEIGKDILLSELVEKFDAVVLAGGAEQPRNLPVEGRNLNGIHFAMEFLTQQNRTNLGHSFNGNKISAEGKNVIVIGGGDTGSDCVGTARRQGAKSIINLELLPQPPAVRSADNPWPQWAFIERTSSSHEEGAEKVYAVMTKKFSGKNNKVEKLHLIKLQFGEKNPQTGFRNMSEIPGSEFSLDADLVLLAMGFTGPIKNKLITELDIELDERSNIKTDEHRMTNIPGIFAAGDMRRGQSLVVWAINEGRKTAEFVDKYITA; encoded by the coding sequence ATGGGCGAAGTTAAAGGATTTATCAAATATAAAAGAAGTGATTTTCACAAACAAAATATTAGCGAGCGAGTTAATCATTGGAATGAATTTATTATTCCATTAAATGAAGATGAACTTAAATTGCAAGGCGCACGCTGTATGGATTGCGGAATTCCATTTTGTCAATCCGGTTGTCCAATAAATAATATTATTCCCGATTGGAATGATCTTGTTTATAAAAATAATTGGAAGGACGCATATTACAGATTATCGCGTACTAATAATTTTCCCGAATTTACAGGAAGAGTATGTCCCGCACCGTGTGAAAATTCTTGTACTTTGGCTATCAATAGAGATGCTGTAACAATTAAAAATATTGAGCTGTCAATTATTGAAAAAGCTTACAGCGAAGGTTTTGTTAAAGCAAAAAATATAAAAACAAGAAGCGGTAAAAAAGTTGCAGTAGTCGGTTCTGGTCCTGCAGGACTTGCAACCGCCGATCAACTTAATAAATCAGCGCATGAAGTAACTGTTTTTGAGAAAAATGAATTTATAGGCGGTTTATTAACTCTAGGAATTCCAAATTTTAAATTAGATAAATCTGTAGTTCAGCGAAGAGTAAAATTAATGGAAGAAGAAGGTGTGATATTTAAAACAAACATTGAAATCGGAAAGGATATTTTATTATCTGAATTGGTTGAAAAATTTGACGCAGTTGTATTAGCCGGCGGAGCTGAACAACCCAGAAATCTTCCTGTAGAAGGAAGAAATTTAAATGGGATTCATTTTGCTATGGAATTTCTTACCCAGCAGAATAGAACAAATCTTGGTCATTCTTTTAATGGAAATAAAATTAGTGCGGAAGGTAAGAACGTAATTGTAATTGGCGGTGGCGATACAGGTTCCGATTGCGTTGGAACTGCAAGACGTCAAGGTGCAAAATCAATAATTAATCTTGAATTATTACCTCAGCCGCCGGCAGTTAGAAGCGCGGATAATCCTTGGCCTCAGTGGGCATTTATTGAAAGAACTTCATCCTCTCATGAAGAAGGAGCAGAAAAGGTTTATGCGGTAATGACAAAGAAATTTTCTGGTAAAAATAATAAAGTAGAAAAACTTCATTTAATTAAATTGCAGTTTGGAGAAAAAAATCCTCAAACCGGCTTTAGGAATATGAGCGAAATTCCAGGCTCGGAATTTTCATTAGATGCGGATTTAGTACTGCTGGCAATGGGTTTTACCGGACCAATTAAAAATAAATTAATTACCGAACTTGATATTGAATTGGATGAAAGAAGTAATATTAAAACCGATGAACATAGAATGACAAACATTCCCGGAATATTTGCGGCAGGCGATATGAGAAGGGGACAATCATTAGTTGTTTGGGCAATTAATGAAGGCAGAAAAACAGCCGAGTTTGTAGATAAATATATTACGGCGTAA
- a CDS encoding AlkZ family DNA glycosylase, protein MNHAEIASLRIINQQLISSKIKTAEKLVEYFAAVQGQEYIQTKWGIGLRLQHLNDNNIEEEFISGNIVRTHLLRPTWHLVNSKDIKWLIMLTAPRIQKVNSTRYKNLELDAKTLVKCNKIIEKSLSNKNELTRNEIRGKLNHSKINTDGQRLPHILMNAELCGIICSGKPKDKNQTYAIIDERCKDSIELDKDEALAELTKRYFISRGPATAYDFSTWSGLTITDCKKGIDINKNILQSFILDDSEYYFAAGSIEIKTENKFILLPLFDEMIYGYKNRDSIFEYAKSKNIKIDLTYKNAIIFNNQIFGYWKRTIKKQNIEIEFDFFSKPNTKQNSALNNALKRIKEFYNQNILIIN, encoded by the coding sequence ATGAATCACGCCGAGATCGCATCATTAAGAATTATCAATCAGCAGTTAATTTCTTCAAAAATTAAAACCGCAGAAAAATTAGTTGAATATTTTGCCGCCGTTCAAGGTCAAGAATATATTCAGACTAAATGGGGAATTGGATTAAGACTGCAGCATTTAAATGATAATAATATTGAAGAAGAATTTATCTCGGGAAATATTGTAAGAACACATTTGTTGAGACCTACCTGGCATTTGGTTAATTCCAAAGATATAAAATGGTTGATAATGTTAACCGCGCCGCGTATTCAAAAAGTTAATTCAACCAGATATAAGAATCTTGAGCTGGACGCAAAGACTTTAGTTAAATGCAATAAAATAATTGAGAAAAGTTTATCAAATAAAAATGAATTGACGAGAAATGAAATTCGTGGGAAATTAAATCATAGCAAAATAAATACGGACGGTCAAAGACTGCCTCATATTTTAATGAATGCCGAACTTTGTGGAATAATATGCAGCGGAAAGCCAAAGGATAAAAATCAAACATATGCTATTATTGATGAAAGATGTAAAGACTCGATAGAACTTGACAAAGACGAAGCTCTGGCAGAATTGACGAAAAGATATTTTATAAGTCGAGGACCCGCAACGGCATATGATTTTTCAACTTGGTCAGGATTAACAATTACGGATTGTAAAAAGGGAATTGATATAAATAAAAATATTCTGCAGAGTTTTATTTTAGACGATTCAGAATATTATTTTGCTGCCGGATCAATAGAAATAAAAACAGAAAATAAATTTATTTTACTGCCATTATTCGATGAAATGATTTATGGTTATAAAAATCGTGATTCAATATTTGAGTACGCAAAATCCAAAAACATTAAAATAGATTTGACTTACAAAAATGCGATAATTTTTAATAATCAAATTTTTGGATATTGGAAAAGAACAATAAAAAAGCAAAACATAGAAATAGAATTTGATTTTTTTTCAAAGCCAAATACAAAACAAAATTCTGCATTAAACAATGCTTTAAAAAGAATTAAGGAATTCTATAACCAAAATATTTTAATAATAAATTGA
- a CDS encoding GDYXXLXY domain-containing protein, with protein MLNKKILFVIFLIVVIVQLFVPAKIIYDSEDILADGKEFKFRTAPIDPIDPFRGKYIFLQFKENSINVNNSNDWANGETIFVSFENDENGFAKIKSIQKEKPETTIDFVKSKITMVFQNKVTVIYPFDRYYMEETKAGKAEIIYNNSIIDTNKITYALVSVKNGNAIIKNIYIDEIPITEYIKNNNH; from the coding sequence ATGTTAAATAAAAAAATATTATTCGTAATTTTTTTAATTGTTGTCATAGTTCAGCTTTTTGTTCCGGCTAAAATAATTTATGACAGCGAAGATATTTTAGCAGATGGGAAAGAGTTTAAATTCAGAACAGCTCCAATAGATCCTATCGATCCATTTAGAGGCAAGTATATATTTCTTCAATTCAAAGAAAATTCCATAAATGTAAATAACTCTAATGATTGGGCAAATGGCGAAACGATTTTTGTGAGTTTTGAAAATGATGAAAATGGATTCGCTAAAATAAAATCAATACAAAAGGAAAAGCCGGAAACAACTATTGATTTTGTTAAGTCAAAAATTACAATGGTGTTTCAAAATAAAGTAACAGTAATTTACCCTTTTGATAGATATTATATGGAAGAAACCAAAGCCGGCAAAGCAGAAATTATATACAACAATTCCATAATTGATACAAACAAAATTACTTATGCTTTAGTTTCCGTAAAAAATGGAAATGCAATTATTAAAAATATTTATATTGATGAAATACCGATTACCGAATATATAAAGAATAATAATCATTGA
- a CDS encoding DUF2157 domain-containing protein — translation MSLLKEISELVNANVISQETAEKIQNYYKEKGNKTYSKTLLIFGVLGALLIGLGIILIVAHNWDLFSKTTKLIVSFIPLFTGQILCGYSFFKKHENIVWKESGSTFLFFAIGANISLIGQIYNLHSDLSLFIITWMLIFFPIIYLMRSSTGSLLYLIGITFYACENGYWSFPTSESIYYWILLLILMPHYYSLIKRDPQSNFLNLHNWFIPLSIIISLGIVANKFEEFMFLAYFSLFSLFQIIGNLNFAKNTKSKVNGYTFFGSLGIIVILLILSFEWFWNDLQNKSFQFNAVIFSPELISTIIISAISFYFFIKIFKSKSQKEFDWGSLMFVVFILIFFIGFYTHISVVLINLLTLSIGIITIKRGTDQNHLGILNYGLLIVTSLIACRFFDTDLSFVTRGIIFIVVGIGFFLSNFWMLKKRRSNVK, via the coding sequence ATGAGTTTACTAAAGGAAATATCAGAGTTGGTCAACGCAAATGTAATTTCCCAGGAAACAGCTGAAAAAATTCAAAATTATTATAAAGAAAAAGGAAATAAAACTTATAGTAAAACTCTTTTGATCTTTGGTGTTCTTGGCGCGTTGCTTATAGGTCTTGGTATAATTTTAATTGTCGCTCATAATTGGGATTTGTTTTCCAAAACCACAAAACTTATAGTTTCATTTATTCCGTTATTTACCGGACAAATTCTTTGCGGATATTCTTTTTTCAAAAAACATGAAAATATTGTATGGAAAGAAAGCGGCTCTACATTTTTATTTTTCGCAATTGGCGCAAACATTTCTTTAATAGGTCAAATATACAACCTACATAGTGATCTCAGTTTATTTATAATCACTTGGATGCTTATATTCTTTCCAATTATATATTTAATGAGATCTTCAACCGGTTCACTTCTTTATCTTATTGGAATAACATTTTATGCTTGCGAAAACGGTTATTGGTCTTTTCCTACAAGTGAATCAATTTACTATTGGATCTTGCTTTTAATTTTAATGCCCCATTATTATTCTTTAATTAAAAGAGATCCGCAAAGTAATTTTTTGAATCTACATAATTGGTTCATTCCACTATCAATTATAATATCCTTAGGAATTGTTGCAAATAAGTTTGAAGAATTCATGTTCCTAGCTTATTTCAGCTTATTCTCGTTATTTCAAATAATAGGGAATTTAAACTTTGCTAAGAATACAAAATCAAAAGTAAATGGTTATACATTTTTTGGTTCACTTGGCATAATAGTAATTCTCTTAATTCTAAGTTTCGAATGGTTTTGGAATGATTTGCAAAATAAAAGTTTCCAATTTAATGCAGTGATTTTTTCTCCTGAACTGATCTCTACAATTATTATTTCGGCAATTTCATTTTACTTCTTTATCAAAATCTTTAAAAGCAAATCTCAAAAAGAATTTGATTGGGGCAGCTTAATGTTTGTAGTTTTTATTTTAATATTTTTTATAGGTTTTTATACTCATATATCTGTAGTTCTTATAAATTTATTAACATTATCAATCGGAATTATTACTATTAAAAGAGGAACAGATCAAAATCATTTGGGAATATTAAATTATGGATTATTGATAGTAACATCTTTAATAGCATGCAGATTTTTTGATACCGATTTATCATTCGTAACGCGTGGAATTATTTTTATTGTAGTAGGAATTGGATTTTTCCTTTCAAATTTTTGGATGTTGAAAAAGAGAAGATCGAATGTTAAATAA
- a CDS encoding bifunctional transcriptional activator/DNA repair protein Ada gives MELTHKIMYKAAFEKDASFEGIFFTAVKTTGIFCRPTCTARKPKIENVEFYKTSKEAILRGYRPCKVCNPLEKLNTTPIEIKNILNELNENPSQKIKDFDLVKKGIEPNKIRRWFLKNHGITFHAYQRMLRINNAFKKIQNGKSITESAFDSGYNSLSGFNDSFKSVFESSPGNSKTKNVIELKRIETKLGTMIACSTKDGICLLEFSDRKMLETELKQISKYFNAKILQGNSNHLINLENQLHEYFDGNRKEFTIPLAASGTIFQNTVWNKLLEIPFGKTKSYKEIAEQIDKPTAVRAVANANGMNKIAILIPCHRVIGSDGNLTGYGGGIWRKKELLEIENK, from the coding sequence ATGGAACTAACACACAAAATTATGTACAAAGCTGCATTCGAAAAAGATGCGTCGTTTGAAGGTATATTTTTTACTGCTGTTAAAACTACCGGCATTTTTTGCAGACCGACATGCACAGCAAGAAAACCTAAAATTGAGAATGTGGAATTTTATAAAACATCAAAAGAAGCAATACTAAGGGGTTATAGACCTTGTAAGGTTTGCAATCCATTAGAAAAATTAAATACGACACCAATTGAAATTAAAAATATATTAAACGAACTAAATGAAAATCCATCGCAAAAAATTAAAGATTTTGATCTGGTAAAAAAAGGGATTGAGCCAAATAAGATTAGAAGATGGTTTTTAAAAAATCATGGAATTACCTTTCACGCATACCAAAGAATGCTAAGAATAAATAATGCATTTAAAAAAATTCAAAATGGAAAAAGTATTACGGAATCTGCTTTTGATTCCGGTTATAATTCTTTAAGTGGTTTTAATGATTCTTTTAAGTCTGTTTTTGAAAGTTCGCCAGGTAATAGCAAAACTAAAAATGTTATTGAACTTAAAAGAATTGAAACAAAATTAGGAACCATGATCGCATGTTCAACAAAAGACGGAATTTGCTTGTTGGAATTTTCCGATCGTAAAATGCTTGAAACAGAATTGAAACAAATCTCAAAATATTTCAATGCAAAAATATTACAAGGAAATAGCAATCATTTAATAAATTTGGAAAATCAGCTGCATGAATATTTTGATGGAAATAGAAAAGAATTTACTATTCCGCTTGCTGCTTCAGGAACGATTTTTCAAAATACTGTTTGGAATAAACTCTTGGAAATTCCATTTGGAAAAACAAAAAGTTACAAAGAAATTGCAGAACAAATCGATAAACCAACGGCAGTAAGAGCCGTTGCAAATGCAAACGGAATGAATAAAATTGCAATTTTAATTCCTTGCCATAGAGTAATTGGCAGCGATGGAAATCTTACTGGTTATGGGGGCGGAATATGGAGAAAAAAAGAATTACTTGAAATCGAAAATAAATAA